TCTATTTGCTAATAATCCATTAGCCCTGTGTTATGGGGAACCCGACTTCACAGGATGCGATTGGAGAGTTATAAGATGGTTCTTTAACCCATCGACCAAGACTTGTTTCCTTTCACGCGTTTGCAGCGGTGGCTTCTGGTATTTCATGTCTTGTGCACACAACTGCATTGAGCGTGGACCCAAAGAGAGGCTGGCGAGGATAAAGGAAATGAACCAGAAGTCTACAATTGTAGTGCCATTCAATTCGTTCGCATGGACGACAACAGTGACATGGGATCCAACTGTCAgtataccaaaaaaaaattaaaaaaccgAAAACACCACAAAATGGTGGAAAATTGTTTTCGAATTGCCTTTGAGACGTTTATTCATACCTGAAAAAGTCGTCAAATTAATGCACccaaataaaatttaaaaaaatatatataaaaatggaagaaatcatttttttttaagtttaaACTTTGAAAAAATACcgcaaaatattatcaatgttGCATTTGAAAACCTAATATTGCCCAGACGGTAAGCTGAAGGCACAAAGTGTTCAGATCAAATTTATAAATGTTTTTATGGGcttttatgtacatttttttAAAAAGCAAATCCATCCTCTAATGATAAAAAAAGGGCTAGccataatttatttaaaatttgtaAGGCCCCAAATCCATCAgaaatttatgttttttttc
The sequence above is a segment of the Drosophila miranda strain MSH22 chromosome 4, D.miranda_PacBio2.1, whole genome shotgun sequence genome. Coding sequences within it:
- the LOC117188586 gene encoding uncharacterized protein LOC117188586: MDFTWKDRWAVIACFYLCLTFVVGDGLYYDTTLCYGEPDFTGCDWRVIRWFFNPSTKTCFLSRVCSGGFWYFMSCAHNCIERGPKERLARIKEMNQKSTIVVPFNSFAWTTTVTWDPTVSIPKKN